In Stigmatopora nigra isolate UIUO_SnigA chromosome 21, RoL_Snig_1.1, whole genome shotgun sequence, the genomic stretch AGCTGTGCTTTAATTTTCCCCTTTGATTTGGTTTTCTCTAAagaacaacccccccccccccccctcctcagacaattatttttggggggaaatcacccagtgttgttgatttttttgttttttacggAAAGCGATTTCCGCTCGCCAGTCagtttgtgtggaaaaaaaaacaagcaaaagccTTAACCGCCCAGCATGTTCGAGGACGTACGCGACGCCGAGGACGCCCTTCACAGCCTGGACAGGAAGTGGGTGTGCGGCCGCCAGATCGAGATCCAGTTTGCCCAGGGAGACCGCAAAAgtgagccgccgccgccgccgtcatcCCACCCGGGGCGGACTTCCCAAATGTAAACGTGCTTCTCCTCAGCTCCCAATCAGATGAAAACCAAGGAGCGGCATTCTCCGTCCCGATCGTCCCGCTACGACGACTACGACCGGCGGCGGCGCTCGCGCAGTCGCAGCTACGAGCGCCACCGCCGCTCGCGCAGCACCTCCTACGAGCGGCGCCGCAGACGTTCCGAGAGCCCCAGAGAGTAAGTGGTCGGCCTGAAACCGCCGCCAAAGACGCCCACCCACCACCGACTTTTGACTCCGCAGACCTCGCGGGCGTCAGCAAGGGCGGGGAGGAAGCAGGGGGCGTGACGACGACAGGTAAGCTTTTTAAAATCCGGGTTCATTCGACTTAATTATCGTTTGCTGGTCCCGACGACGGCACATTTTTGATTGAGCTGACGCATATCCTTTCCATTTTCAGGCCCCGCCAGAGAGCCCGTAGGGGGTCCCGCGGGCGCTCTGCCTCCAGATCGGcgtccccgccgccgccgccggcgccgcccTCCAAGCCCGCCGTCAAGTCGGAGTCGTCGGCCTCCCGCTACCCCGAGGACGACGGTCGCCAGCAGCGTTCGCCGTCGCGCTCCCGGTCCCGCTCGGCGTCCAGGTCGCGCTCGCGTTCCTGGACGGGCCGCAAGTCCGGGGGGCGCTAGAGTCCAGAAGTAGCCGCCTTTCTTTGGACTGGAATGTGTGGATGGTCAACGAGGTTTTTCCCACTTGCTTCCCTCTTCTTGGCCTTCCTTCCGGTGGCGGACACCCCCTCACCTCCCTCTCCCCACCCCCGAACAACCTCCGTCCCACGGCGAGCGCTTTTCATATCGACGCCCTTTTAcgtcctgtattttttttttttaaatccactcTGCTCTTTGGGCCGTTTTATAGGACTTGTCGTCGTCCAGTGGACTCCGtgacattttgttcattttccagtGCACGTCTTTGTCACCTCCAAGGAGAAGAAGCTATTATTTTCGGAAATAAACTGCCTTAAAACAATGACCACGTCTCGTTGCATTCTTTTTTGACGCCCTTTCCGGCCGTGGCACGGCGGGGTGACGGAGCGCCCGTTACGGATTTCATGTCCCTCCCGCGCGTGGGGCGGGCGGCTCCGGCCTCGCTTCCCCGGCGTGCGAGCGGCCATGCGTGAAACGCGCGCCATCGAGCGACAAGACCCATTGACTGTTGCCATGTGTGCGACTACATGAACTTTGCCGGCCGCCATTGACGCCGCGGGCGGGAAATTGAATGCGCCCGCCGTGCCCAGAGTCCCGCGTTAGGCCCGGCGGCGACCCGTTTCCCGAGATCCCGCTTCCCGTGGTGCCCGGCTCGGTCCGGCGGAGGCCCGGGTTAAAGAAGGCGTGTGTCCGGGAGGTGCCGGGACAGCGCTGCGAGGAAAATGGCAAGCGGGCCCGGCCGCCATCGATCGTTTCTGCCGCTCGGAACGAGGGGTCACGGGGGCTGGCGGGCGCTTGGGCGGGACGACGGGCCACCGATCGTTACTGCCTTTGT encodes the following:
- the LOC144215198 gene encoding uncharacterized protein LOC144215198 isoform X1; this encodes MARYMRPPNSSLFVRNISDESRPEDLRREFGRYGPVVDVYIPLDFYTRQARGFAYIQFEDVRDAEDALHSLDRKWVCGRQIEIQFAQGDRKTPNQMKTKERHSPSRSSRYDDYDRRRRSRSRSYERHRRSRSTSYERRRRRSESPREPRGRQQGRGGSRGRDDDRPRQRARRGSRGRSASRSASPPPPPAPPSKPAVKSESSASRYPEDDGRQQRSPSRSRSRSASRSRSRSWTGRKSGGR
- the LOC144215198 gene encoding uncharacterized protein LOC144215198 isoform X2 yields the protein MARYMRPPNSSLFVRNISDESSMFEDVRDAEDALHSLDRKWVCGRQIEIQFAQGDRKTPNQMKTKERHSPSRSSRYDDYDRRRRSRSRSYERHRRSRSTSYERRRRRSESPREPRGRQQGRGGSRGRDDDRPRQRARRGSRGRSASRSASPPPPPAPPSKPAVKSESSASRYPEDDGRQQRSPSRSRSRSASRSRSRSWTGRKSGGR
- the LOC144215198 gene encoding uncharacterized protein LOC144215198 isoform X3, producing the protein MFEDVRDAEDALHSLDRKWVCGRQIEIQFAQGDRKTPNQMKTKERHSPSRSSRYDDYDRRRRSRSRSYERHRRSRSTSYERRRRRSESPREPRGRQQGRGGSRGRDDDRPRQRARRGSRGRSASRSASPPPPPAPPSKPAVKSESSASRYPEDDGRQQRSPSRSRSRSASRSRSRSWTGRKSGGR